A window of the Brassica oleracea var. oleracea cultivar TO1000 chromosome C1, BOL, whole genome shotgun sequence genome harbors these coding sequences:
- the LOC106298083 gene encoding phosphatidylcholine:diacylglycerol cholinephosphotransferase 1-like, whose amino-acid sequence MSTTTIVPLRRSSNSLNEYHTNAVAFDGIVGSTSTSQMEEIVTQTDDCYANHNGDGGRSKASFMTWRMCNPVQVARVHWIPCLLAVGVLFFTGVEEYMLQMIPASSEPFDIGFVATRSLYRLLASSPDLNTVLAALNTVFVGMQTTYILWTWLVEGRPRATISACFMFTCRGILGYSTQLPLPQDFLGSGVDFPVGNVSFFLFYSGHVAGSTIASLDMRRMKRLRLALLFDILNVLQSIRLLGTRGQYTIDLAVGVGAGVLFDSLAGKYEEMMSKRRNVGNGFSLISSR is encoded by the exons ATGTCAACTACAACAATCGTCCCTCTCCGTCGCAGTTCTAACTCTCTCAATGAATACCACACTAACGCAGTCGCCTTTGACGGAATCGTCGGGTCAACAAGTACTAGCCAAATGGAGGAGATTGTTACGCAAACCGACGACTGCTACGCCAATCACAACGGAGATGGAGGGAGAAGCAAGGCATCGTTTATGACGTGGAGGATGTGCAATCCTGTCCAGGTGGCGAGAGTCCATTGGATACCGTGTTTGCTAGCGGTAGGAGTTCTGTTCTTCACGGGCGTAGAGGAGTACATGCTCCAGATGATTCCGGCGAGTTCTGAGCCGTTCGATATTGGTTTTGTGGCGACGCGCTCTCTGTATCGACTCTTGGCTTCTTCACCGGATCTTAATACCGTTTTAGCTGCTCTCAACACG GTGTTTGTAGGGATGCAAACGACGTATATTTTATGGACATGGTTGGTGGAAGGACGACCACGAGCGACCATCTCGGCTTGCTTCATGTTTACTTGTCGTGGCATTCTTGGTTACTCTACTCAGCTCCCTCTTCCTCAG GATTTTCTAGGATCAGGGGTAGATTTTCCGGTAGGAAACGTCTCGTTCTTCCTCTTCTACTCAGGCCATGTCGCAGGGTCGACGATAGCATCCTTGGATATGAGGAGAATGAAGAGGTTGAGACTAGCCTTGCTTTTTGACATCCTCAATGTATTACAATCGATCAGGCTTCTCGGGACGAGAGGACAATACACGATCGATCTCGCTGTCGGAGTTGGCGCTGGGGTTCTCTTTGACTCACTGGCTGGAAAATACGAAGAGATGATGAGCAAGAGACGCAATGTAGGCAATGGTTTTAGTTTGATTTCGTCTCGCTAG